One genomic region from Spirosoma sp. KCTC 42546 encodes:
- a CDS encoding TonB-dependent receptor — MRKFYSIIIWSVLLTILPGYLLAQGIRITGRVTSAQDGQTLPGVNIVVKGTTNGVSTDANGAYSIVVPNGNAVLVLTSIGLNTQEVAVGNRSVVNVIMQEALNELSQVVVTGYNTTQRKDITGSIASISSEKFKDLPVTSLDQALQGQAAGVQVTQSSGTPGGGISVRVRGNTSISASNRPLYIVDGVQVQSGALSSTDGYGGQNDNALALLNPNDIESIQVLKDASAKAIYGSRAANGVVLITTKRGKANQKTIITADVQRGTTDLVKRPSLLNSTQLLELQREAVINAGEDPDKQGLIKGVTDGVNTNWLDMVLRKGIYQQYQISAQGGNERTRFYLSGNYRDEEGVLLNNRFSRMSGTMSIDHNANSKLSFGTNLTVARAVNHRVGGDNFLDGVYSGATRSLPYYSPYNEQGQLYGPADANYPGFPNFNPVGEALLPRQQVLTTKMLGGVYIQYEFLPNLRFRSKANVDYNSVIEDIYFPTGTATGGYVTSIGQQGYGEYDTRLVANFTSTNTLTYNTLINEKHRISALGGVEVIKRTNRNGSVIGKYFPSNDFTYITSAGVVNEGSSTLVYSGLFSGFGEVKYDYKEKYLVTATGRYDGSSRFGPNKQFGFFPSASVAWRISEEEFLSKTGFLNDLKLRASYGFTGNEQIGDFKFLGTWGATTYSGSSGLGPSALPNPNLQWERTREANIGIDASFFNGRLSATIDVYSNLTDRLLFNQPIPLTSGFSTVQGNIGKVSNRGAELTINSINIDRKGLRWSTDLNLSRNENKVVELATTEPIYAGYQASGATATNVVLPGQPLGTFWGLKFLGVDPATGNAIYQDNNGDGRITPDDAQVIGNAQPKLFGGFTNRVSYKGFDVSIFFQFSYGNHVMNLTKQTSVNTGASLGFNQSIDALKRWQKEGDITSVPRYISGNTYNDYLSSRFVEDGSYLRLKNVTVGYTLKKEWTSRVKLASVRIFASATNVWTFTKYSGPDPELSTLDGSTTAQGIDFNTLPQVKNMSAGLSVTF; from the coding sequence ATGAGAAAATTTTACAGTATTATTATTTGGTCAGTCCTCCTGACTATACTGCCTGGCTATCTGCTGGCCCAGGGTATACGTATAACGGGTAGAGTTACATCAGCTCAGGATGGGCAAACCCTGCCAGGTGTAAATATTGTTGTAAAAGGAACAACCAATGGCGTTAGTACCGATGCCAATGGAGCCTATAGTATTGTTGTTCCCAACGGGAATGCCGTTCTGGTACTCACTTCAATTGGGCTTAATACGCAGGAAGTTGCCGTGGGCAATCGCTCGGTGGTGAATGTAATCATGCAGGAAGCCCTTAATGAGCTGAGCCAGGTTGTAGTAACTGGTTATAACACAACTCAGCGCAAAGATATTACAGGCTCGATCGCGTCTATTTCTTCCGAAAAATTTAAAGATCTTCCCGTTACCAGTCTGGATCAGGCCCTTCAGGGACAGGCAGCTGGTGTACAGGTGACCCAATCGTCAGGTACGCCGGGTGGTGGAATTTCGGTTCGGGTTCGTGGGAATACCTCAATCTCAGCGTCTAACCGGCCTTTGTATATTGTAGATGGAGTACAGGTACAGAGTGGGGCCTTATCCTCAACGGATGGCTATGGTGGACAGAACGATAATGCATTAGCGTTACTCAACCCGAACGACATCGAATCTATACAAGTGTTGAAGGATGCTTCGGCAAAGGCAATCTATGGTTCGCGTGCTGCTAACGGTGTTGTTTTAATTACGACAAAAAGGGGCAAGGCTAATCAGAAAACAATAATCACTGCCGATGTTCAGCGGGGTACAACCGATTTAGTTAAACGGCCCAGCTTGCTGAATTCAACACAATTACTGGAATTGCAACGAGAAGCCGTTATCAATGCTGGTGAAGACCCTGATAAGCAAGGTTTAATTAAAGGTGTTACAGATGGCGTTAATACCAACTGGCTGGACATGGTACTGCGTAAGGGCATTTACCAGCAATACCAGATTTCGGCGCAGGGTGGCAATGAACGTACTCGTTTTTACTTGAGCGGAAACTATCGGGACGAAGAAGGTGTGTTGCTGAATAACCGGTTTAGTCGGATGAGTGGCACCATGTCGATTGATCATAATGCTAACTCAAAATTGTCGTTTGGTACGAATTTAACTGTAGCGAGAGCCGTTAACCATCGGGTGGGGGGAGATAATTTTCTCGATGGCGTTTATTCGGGGGCTACCCGGAGTTTACCCTATTATTCCCCTTATAATGAACAAGGTCAACTGTATGGACCTGCTGATGCCAATTACCCGGGCTTTCCTAACTTTAATCCAGTTGGAGAAGCCTTACTGCCTCGCCAGCAAGTGTTAACAACAAAAATGTTAGGGGGTGTTTATATACAATATGAGTTCCTGCCTAATCTACGCTTTCGATCCAAGGCTAATGTTGATTACAACAGCGTTATTGAGGATATTTATTTTCCTACCGGTACAGCCACTGGTGGATATGTTACGAGTATAGGACAGCAGGGTTATGGTGAGTATGATACACGTCTGGTTGCTAACTTTACAAGTACCAACACATTGACCTACAATACCCTGATTAATGAAAAACATCGTATCAGTGCATTGGGAGGGGTGGAGGTAATTAAGCGGACGAATAGAAACGGATCGGTAATCGGGAAATACTTTCCAAGTAATGACTTTACCTATATCACATCGGCTGGGGTTGTTAATGAAGGAAGTTCCACATTGGTGTATAGTGGACTTTTTTCTGGCTTTGGTGAAGTCAAGTACGATTACAAAGAGAAGTATTTAGTAACCGCAACGGGTCGATATGATGGTTCATCGCGGTTTGGCCCTAATAAGCAATTTGGTTTCTTCCCATCAGCCTCAGTAGCCTGGCGCATTTCGGAAGAGGAGTTTTTGTCGAAAACCGGTTTCCTGAATGATCTAAAGTTGAGGGCCAGTTACGGCTTTACCGGGAATGAGCAAATTGGCGATTTTAAATTCCTGGGAACCTGGGGGGCTACTACTTATAGTGGTTCATCAGGCTTAGGGCCATCAGCGCTGCCTAACCCCAACTTACAGTGGGAGCGAACCCGTGAGGCTAATATTGGTATTGATGCTTCCTTCTTCAATGGGCGATTAAGCGCCACTATTGATGTGTATAGTAACCTGACAGATCGGCTTTTATTTAATCAGCCCATCCCGTTAACCTCAGGCTTCAGTACGGTGCAGGGAAACATTGGTAAAGTGTCAAATCGAGGGGCTGAATTAACCATCAACTCGATCAATATAGATCGTAAAGGGCTGCGTTGGAGTACAGACCTGAATCTGTCCAGAAATGAGAATAAAGTAGTTGAACTAGCAACCACCGAGCCTATTTACGCGGGTTATCAGGCTAGTGGCGCTACGGCAACCAACGTCGTCTTGCCGGGGCAACCGTTGGGTACTTTCTGGGGACTGAAATTCCTGGGCGTCGATCCGGCAACGGGCAACGCGATCTATCAGGATAACAATGGGGATGGACGAATAACCCCCGACGATGCCCAGGTTATTGGGAATGCACAGCCTAAACTCTTCGGGGGCTTCACAAACCGAGTATCTTATAAGGGCTTCGATGTGAGTATCTTCTTCCAGTTCTCTTATGGTAACCATGTGATGAACCTCACGAAACAAACGTCCGTTAATACTGGTGCGTCACTTGGGTTTAATCAAAGTATCGATGCATTGAAACGATGGCAGAAAGAAGGAGACATTACTAGTGTACCCCGATACATATCCGGTAATACCTATAACGATTACTTAAGCAGTCGATTTGTAGAAGATGGCTCTTACTTACGCCTGAAAAACGTAACAGTTGGCTATACCTTAAAGAAGGAATGGACTAGCCGGGTAAAATTAGCCAGTGTTCGAATTTTTGCTTCTGCTACCAATGTTTGGACGTTTACAAAGTATTCGGGCCCAGATCCAGAGCTTAGCACCTTAGATGGATCAACAACGGCTCAGGGTATTGACTTTAATACCTTGCCTCAGGTGAAAAATATGAGTGCAGGTTTATCCGTAACGTTTTAA
- a CDS encoding RagB/SusD family nutrient uptake outer membrane protein — protein MKSYIICFILTLTVLTSCKDVLEPTPTDIRIDDLTLKTAADAPLVRIGLYSAFRSMTSSVVIAGDFTADNIKHNGTFTSYQEFGTKQITSTNSDVATFWAGVYRTNYVANFILERLPNVTTGITSDSRKVLMAEARFLRGLANFYGVYTFGDIPLVTTTDQATNQNIARTAKATVLAAVLADYQVALTDLPDDSSTGAAYLSKRVVQAALARFYLYQKNWAQAETYATQVISSGKFTLVPDYNSIVNVNFTAESIFEVGYTQNDDPATLNTLFVSRREVIPSDQIIIALNSTESGTRVATIAFDVTKQQGTDNGWTVKKYGTAIEGNANIVVFRLAEMYLIRAEARAQLGKLVGANSAVEDLTVLRTRAKAIAVTAAAQADVLLAVERERQYELAFEGHRWYDLVRTGRAQAVMSAFSPNWNSRYELWPIPQSETLRNPALQSAQNPGY, from the coding sequence ATGAAGTCTTACATAATCTGCTTCATACTTACACTTACTGTACTAACCTCCTGTAAGGATGTGTTAGAACCTACACCGACTGATATCCGGATCGATGATCTGACACTGAAAACGGCGGCTGATGCTCCACTCGTTCGGATTGGGTTGTACAGTGCGTTTCGGTCTATGACCTCGTCGGTTGTCATAGCCGGTGATTTTACGGCTGATAACATCAAACACAATGGTACGTTTACGTCTTACCAGGAGTTTGGTACCAAACAAATTACGTCGACAAACTCCGATGTTGCTACATTCTGGGCTGGTGTTTACCGAACCAATTATGTGGCTAACTTTATTCTGGAACGACTGCCTAATGTAACAACGGGTATCACCTCGGATAGCCGTAAAGTATTAATGGCTGAAGCGCGTTTTCTGCGTGGATTAGCTAATTTTTATGGAGTTTATACATTTGGCGATATTCCACTGGTAACCACAACTGATCAGGCTACGAACCAGAATATTGCCCGTACGGCTAAAGCTACGGTACTGGCGGCTGTACTGGCCGACTATCAGGTAGCCCTGACCGACTTACCCGACGATTCATCGACAGGAGCTGCCTATTTATCGAAGCGTGTCGTTCAGGCAGCATTGGCCCGTTTTTATCTGTACCAGAAAAATTGGGCTCAGGCTGAAACCTACGCTACGCAGGTGATTAGCTCAGGTAAATTCACACTGGTACCAGACTATAACTCTATCGTCAATGTGAATTTCACCGCCGAGTCTATTTTTGAAGTCGGCTATACACAGAATGACGATCCAGCCACGTTGAATACGCTGTTTGTTAGCCGTCGGGAAGTTATTCCATCTGATCAAATTATTATAGCATTGAACTCAACGGAGTCGGGTACACGTGTAGCGACCATTGCCTTCGATGTGACAAAGCAGCAGGGAACTGACAATGGCTGGACAGTAAAAAAATACGGCACAGCTATAGAGGGTAATGCAAATATCGTTGTATTTCGACTGGCTGAAATGTACCTGATTCGAGCTGAAGCCCGCGCACAATTGGGCAAATTAGTGGGTGCCAATAGTGCTGTCGAAGATCTTACGGTATTGCGTACACGGGCTAAGGCAATTGCTGTTACGGCTGCTGCTCAGGCTGATGTACTCCTGGCCGTTGAGCGTGAACGTCAATATGAGCTGGCGTTTGAAGGGCATCGCTGGTACGATCTGGTTCGTACGGGGCGGGCACAGGCGGTTATGTCGGCCTTCTCGCCCAACTGGAATAGTCGCTATGAATTATGGCCAATTCCACAGTCAGAGACGTTGCGTAATCCAGCCTTACAGAGCGCTCAAAATCCAGGATATTAA